Proteins from one Sabethes cyaneus chromosome 2, idSabCyanKW18_F2, whole genome shotgun sequence genomic window:
- the LOC128738367 gene encoding uncharacterized protein LOC128738367 — MGPTKMTPEDQQFNISFVAEVKKHPCLFNSSSTEYKQVQVQDKAWQTVSASVNESVDMCKKRWRNLRCCMTRYLKSVRDNTDNGSNFRRKPYYLFNHMQFVVPYLKMKDGENVTYESEDTIWLKSGNSGEILKHTDEEEEDEEADQDVETIDVQEDDHQQIKQSIIKSIKILPMSQDQQSHETATTTTYEIIEASPPKQPRIEVVQSLATVATPVSSTPQIAKQKDPLNIKQYTYTVATPQQTATPLYTSTPVVSDPPVASSEYSAQRQQTQYSANAADADNNFFKSLIPDIQSMNNDQKRKLKIGILRLIDEILSTT; from the coding sequence ATGGGTCCTACGAAAATGACTCCCGAGGATCAGCAATTCAATATATCATTTGTAGCAGAGGTAAAGAAACATCCCTGCCTGTTCAACAGCAGCAGTACCGAATACAAACAGGTACAAGTTCAGGACAAAGCTTGGCAAACTGTCTCCGCATCGGTAAATGAAAGTGTCGACATGTGCAAAAAACGCTGGAGAAATTTACGTTGTTGCATGACAAGGTACCTGAAATCAGTACGCGATAACACGGACAACGGATCCAacttccggagaaaaccgtacTATTTGTTCAATCATATGCAGTTTGTGGTTCCCTACTTGAAAATGAAAGACGGCGAAAACGTAACTTACGAATCCGAAGATACCATTTGGCTGAAAAGTGGCAATAGCGGCGAAATCTTGAAACATACCGATGAGGAAGAGGAGGACGAGGAAGCTGATCAAGATGTCGAAACAATTGACGTACAAGAAGATGACCACCAACAGATTAAGCAGAGTATTATTAAATCAATCAAAATTCTTCCCATGAGTCAAGATCAACAATCCCACGAGACCGCTACAACAACCACATACGAAATCATCGAAGCATCTCCACCTAAGCAGCCTAGAATCGAAGTAGTCCAGTCACTAGCAACAGTTGCAACGCCTGTTTCCAGTACTCCTCAAATAGCAAAGCAAAAGGACCCATTAAACATCAAACAGTACACATACACTGTTGCTACACCTCAACAAACGGCGACCCCTCTATACACATCAACTCCGGTGGTATCGGATCCGCCTGTCGCTTCATCAGAATACAGCGCACAGCGGCAGCAAACACAATACTCAGCTAATGCTGCCGATGCAGACAACAACTTCTTCAAAAGTCTCATTCCTGACATCCAATCAATGAATAACGATCAAAAACGGAAGTTGAAGATCGGAATCCTTCGCTTGATTGATGAGATTCTCAGTACAACGTAA
- the LOC128735637 gene encoding histone H2A-beta, sperm-like, protein MPSVTKRIAKSTRAGLTFPVSRVTSSLRKGNYANAIRVGAGIYLTAVLEYLVAEILELSGNAAKDNKKMRVIPRHIQLAVRNDDELNKLLRDVSISEGGVLPNIQGPLLPKGTKRSQQITQNAQSQEY, encoded by the exons ATGCCATCTGTAACAAAAAGAATAGCAAAGTCCACGCGGGCTGGAttaacatttccggttagtcgaGTTACGTCGTCCCTTAGAAAGGGTAACTACGCAAACGCGATTCGTGTAGGGGCCGGTATCTATTTGACCGCTGTGCTGGAATATTTGGTAGCGGAGATTTTAGAGCTCTCTGGAAATGCTGCCAAGGATAACAAGAAAATGCG TGTTATTCCTAGACATATTCAACTGGCTGTGCGCAACGACGATGAATTGAACAAGTTGCTCAGAGATGTATCCATTTCTGAAGGTGGAGTCCTTCCTAACATTCAAGGTCCTCTCCTACCCAAAGGCACCAAGAGATCTCAGCAGATTACGCAGAATGCCCAAAGCCAGGAGTATTAA
- the LOC128738369 gene encoding transmembrane reductase CYB561D2-like, which yields MDEVEADEIIPASEGFGNRVTNSQLQKEHTSPRQRVSTSERMLSKKLVLLNLLTNFLMFAVAGFITYHCFNKATVLFSWHPTFMSIGYLIVMSQAILSLSGANLLTYKRHHKTKLFLHWLLQVTGGVLITIAFVCIFVNKVRMGKAHFQTTHGLFGLITVIATLISISGGVFTKYGYQLRHIMRPIYSKINHGIAGIVTYVLGMITIGLGIYSVWFQEDNNAQVRLALLIGLIAIAVNVLINPITATISRIKSALRTTL from the exons ATGGATGAAGTAGAAGCAGATGAAATCATACCAGCGTCGGAAGGATTTGGTAATAGAGTAACGAACTCGCAATTACAAAAGGAGCATACAAGTCCGAGACAACGCGTTTCGACCTCCGAGAGGATGCTAAGTAAGAAACTCGTCTTATTAAATCTGTTGACCAACTTTTTAATGTTTGCGGTGGCCGGTTTTATAACCTACCACTGTTTTAATAAGGCAACTGTACTGTTTTCTTGGCATCCGACTTTCATGAGTATTGGA TACCTAATTGTGATGTCTCAGGCGATACTTAGCTTATCGGGGGCAAATCTTCTAACCTACAAAAGACACCACAAGACTAAATTATTCCTACATTGGTTGCTGCAGGTTACTGGCGGTGTGCTAATAACGATCGCCTTCGTATGCATCTTTGTCAACAAGGTGCGCATGGGCAAGGCACACTTCCAGACCACACATGGTCTGTTCGGCCTAATAACGGTCATAGCAACTCTAATTTCTATTAGTGGCGGAGTATTCACCAAATATGGGTATCAACTTAGGCACATAATGAGGCCCATTTATTCCAAAATTAACCATGGAATAGCCGGCATTGTAACATATGTACTTGGTATGATTACTATCGGACTTGGAATATACTCGGTATGGTTCCAGGAAGATAACAACGCACAAGTTCGGCTAGCATTACTGATAGGATTGATTGCGATCGCGGTAAACGTTTTGATCAACCCGATTACAGCTACTATAAGCAGAATCAAATCAGCTCTGAGGACCACGCTCTAA